The Candidatus Bathyarchaeota archaeon genome includes the window ACGGGCTTGGGAACCCTGACGCCTGCACCATAAGCCTCTTTGAGATTTTTGAACTCTTTCGAAGCCCACTGGTAGACGAGACCGCGTCTATCTCGTCTAACCCTGCTGAACCTCGGGTCGCCTTCGATGTACATGAGCATACCCGTCCTGAACTCGGCCGTGACCGTTAGATAGATCTTCACGGCTAGGTCTTCACCCCTAGGGCCCTTAGCCCAGAAGAGCTTACTCTCCTTACCCGCCTTTATCGCCCCGTAGATTTCAGATATCACGTCTCTCCTGAGCATACCGTAGAGCGTCATGAGGGTGGGCTTGTCGAACACCTCCTCCAGGGCCTCATACTCCTCAGAACGCTTGACCTTGAAGAGCTGCTCGACTATGTAACGCTTCTCCCTGAGAAGAAGCTTCCTCTCATGTTTCAGAAGCTTATCCTCTTCCATAGGCCGAAAACCTTCACGAGAACCTTAAGCCCAGTCCTGGGGTATGTAACCGTTCCTAGCGAGCCAGTCCACCTGGTTATGCGTGTAACGCCAGACCACGTCTCCACGGGTCTTGAACTGAAAGTCCCACGGCGAAACGAGGACGATGTCGCCCTCCTTGATCCAGACCCGCCTCTTCATCTTCCCCCTTATCCTACAAAGCCTCGTATGACCGTCTACGCAGCGGACCAGAAGCCTATCGTAGCCGAGCAGTTTCTCCACTATCCCTAAGACCTCCCCAGGGCTAGGTAGGACGAGCGTCTTAAGCTCCTCCTCGCTTATAACCTTCTTCTTACCCAGGTGAACCAGCCCTCCCCTTTCCAACCCTAGATAGAGGTAAAGACCCATATAAACATTGATCCAATCCGCAATTCGCCTTCTCCACTCATCTGTAATGCCGTCTCATCTCCCCGTGATACGGTAGGGACATTATCCTATCGAGAAGCTTCTCAGCCTGCTCCATAGTCCTCGTCCAGGGGTCCATCATTATAAGCTGAAGCAGTAGGCCGCGGTCTCCGGCTTCATAGGCCTCCAGCTCGACTTCGACAGGGGCGACGCGGTCTCGGAGGAGATATGCGATGACCGGCTTAGGTAAACCCTCGGTTTTCAAACCGTGGATACCATGCTTATCGACGAGCGCCGGGACCTCGACCTCGAAGTCCCGAGGCACTCCAGGAACTAAGTCGCCTCTATTGGGTATGTTGACTTGGAACACCCTCGGTATGTGGCAGGCTATGGATTCGATCAGGGACACTATGCTCTCGGCCGATTTACGCGGAGGGAAGACCTCTGTCACCTTCACGGAGAGGTCTTCGGCGACCTCGAATATTCTATCGACCCTCTGCTTAATCCATTCGAAGTATCCGCTCCACCACTCTGAGGGGTTTTCCCTCCATCTTCTCTCGGTCTCCTCGTCGACGTGGTACCAGTAGGGCCACGAACCTCCTCCAGGTGTACACGTGTCGCCTATCGGGAACAGGCCGAACCTCCTGTAGAGGTCTACCGGCTTAGGCCCCAGTCCGTCGCTCAAGGGGCATCGTTTCCAGTATTCAGCTGCTCGCTTCTCGACCCATTCGTCTATGAGCGGGTAAGCGTCCTCGCCCCTATAGGTGAAGCGTGTCAGCCAGATGAAGTGGTTTACCCCCGGGGCCTCGAACTCTATATGTGCTCTTTCTAAGCCTAGCACCTCGGCGATGTGGTATACCCCCATGAAGCCGTGGCATAGGCCCACTATCTTAGCCCCGGGGTACTTACGCCCCAGATACGTTATACCTGCGAGCACCGGGTTGGCTAGTTGGATATACCAGGCGTCTGGACACAGGTCGAGGACATCCTCGACTATCGATTCGAAGAGCCTAAACTGGTAGAAGTTTATCCAAAAAGCCTCGTCGTGCATTATGTGGAGGCTTCCACCATGCCTGTAGCCGAGCTCACGCGCTATCACCCAGCCCTCTCGTAGCCTATGGTGGCCAGCGGCTAGGGCCGTGTTTATGACGAAATCCGCGTCTCTCAGCGACTCCCGCCTATCCATGGTCTTCTCAAGGTTCAACCTGACCCCGAGCTCTTGGGCATAACGCTTACAGAGCGAATACACGGCGTCGAGCCTCTGCTTGTCGATATCCATGAAGCACACCGTACTACCCTCGAGACCCGGGGTCAGACACAGGTCTCTGATCAGCGAAAGCGAAAAAACAGCGCTTCCAGCCCCGATTATACTCAACTTCACCTCCGCCAACCTCTACACCAAATAGA containing:
- a CDS encoding serine protein kinase RIO; this translates as MEEDKLLKHERKLLLREKRYIVEQLFKVKRSEEYEALEEVFDKPTLMTLYGMLRRDVISEIYGAIKAGKESKLFWAKGPRGEDLAVKIYLTVTAEFRTGMLMYIEGDPRFSRVRRDRRGLVYQWASKEFKNLKEAYGAGVRVPKPVTVRNNVLVMGFIGRDGVPAPLLREVELRNPARVYKMVVNDVRKLYRKAGLVHGDLSEYNIMYWRGLPYLIDLSQAVPLEHPMSDVLLKRDIVNLNRFFRRLGVEVMDEDQLYRWIISGV
- the eif1A gene encoding translation initiation factor eIF-1A, coding for MGKKKVISEEELKTLVLPSPGEVLGIVEKLLGYDRLLVRCVDGHTRLCRIRGKMKRRVWIKEGDIVLVSPWDFQFKTRGDVVWRYTHNQVDWLARNGYIPQDWA
- a CDS encoding alpha-glucosidase/alpha-galactosidase; translation: MKLSIIGAGSAVFSLSLIRDLCLTPGLEGSTVCFMDIDKQRLDAVYSLCKRYAQELGVRLNLEKTMDRRESLRDADFVINTALAAGHHRLREGWVIARELGYRHGGSLHIMHDEAFWINFYQFRLFESIVEDVLDLCPDAWYIQLANPVLAGITYLGRKYPGAKIVGLCHGFMGVYHIAEVLGLERAHIEFEAPGVNHFIWLTRFTYRGEDAYPLIDEWVEKRAAEYWKRCPLSDGLGPKPVDLYRRFGLFPIGDTCTPGGGSWPYWYHVDEETERRWRENPSEWWSGYFEWIKQRVDRIFEVAEDLSVKVTEVFPPRKSAESIVSLIESIACHIPRVFQVNIPNRGDLVPGVPRDFEVEVPALVDKHGIHGLKTEGLPKPVIAYLLRDRVAPVEVELEAYEAGDRGLLLQLIMMDPWTRTMEQAEKLLDRIMSLPYHGEMRRHYR